The following coding sequences lie in one Musa acuminata AAA Group cultivar baxijiao chromosome BXJ3-1, Cavendish_Baxijiao_AAA, whole genome shotgun sequence genomic window:
- the LOC135629517 gene encoding thioredoxin-like 2, chloroplastic has product MADACFRLSLVAPPPTPLLPPRPHSPRLKVSPDPRLGAASAALAFLPRRLARFKVHAVVAEGERPKWWEKSAGPNMIDVHSTEEFIHALSEAGDKLVIVEFYGTWCASCRALYPKLCRTVEEHPNILFIKVNFDENKPMCKRLNVRVLPYFHFYRGADGLLESFSCSLAKFQKIKDAIAMHNTDRCSIGPPTGVGDIDLLGRSPSQEKPAEAASR; this is encoded by the exons ATGGCGGATGCGTGCTTCCGCCTCTCCCTCGTCGCTCCTCCTCCTACCCCTCTTCTCCCGCCTCGCCCACACTCGCCTCGGCTAAAGGTCTCCCCCGATCCTCGCCTCGGTGCCGCTTCTGCCGCCCTCGCCTTCCTTCCCAGGCGATTGGCTCGCTTCAAG GTTCATGCAGTTGTTGCTGAGGGTGAGAGGCCCAAGTGGTGGGAGAAAAGTGCAGGTCCAAATATGATCGATGTTCATTCAACTGAAGAGTTTATACATGCACTAAGTGAAGCTGGTGATAAGCTTGTGATTGTTGAGTTTTACGGCACATGGTGTGCTTCTTGTCGAGCCTTGTACCCAAAG CTTTGCAGAACAGTAGAAGAACATCCTAACATACTATTTATCAAGGTAAATTTTGACGAGAACAAGCCCATGTGCAAAAGACTGAATGTTAGagttcttccttatttccatttcTACCGAGGTGCAGATGGGCTGTTGGAATCTTTTTCATGTTCCTTGGCAAAg TTTCAGAAGATAAAGGATGCCATTGCGATGCACAACACTGATCGCTGTAGCATTGGACCACCTACTGGCGTCGGGGACATCGACCTCCTTGGCAGATCACCCTCTCAGGAAAAACCTGCAGAAGCTGCTTCAAGATAG
- the LOC135629516 gene encoding phospholipase A1-II 5-like, with amino-acid sequence MEQKAVTRSPSWPELLGSKHWSGLLDPLDLSLRRLLLQCGDMCQVTYDSFDNDPHSKYCGSCRYGRRTLLGKVLFPYAASYSVSGYFYATAKVGLPDHFFLFSYARDAWSKESNWMGYVAVSTDAAARATGRREIYVAWRGTIRTLEWVDVLEPELLPVDSILSSKKEATAEEEKPKVMKGWFVIYTSSNPNSSYNTQSAREQLVAKIKELVEVYKDESLSIVCVGHSLGAALAILSAFDIVENGLSKVGDKEEFPVSAMVFGSPQIGNKAFNDRLEKLPNLRVLHVRNKVDLIPLYPSGLLGFVNTGTVLEIDTRKSPYLKDSRFPGDWHNLQGILHVVAGWNGDEGEFELKVKRSVGLVNKSSEYLKDEYLVPGSWWVEKNKGMVLEEDGEWVLAAPTDEDAPVPPSPEGQAGRLTDMAVAERPVAVKQKTRSRSRLSFTSCFKVVD; translated from the coding sequence ATGGAGCAAAAAGCTGTCACCCGAAGCCCATCATGGCCGGAGCTCCTCGGATCCAAGCACTGGTCCGGCCTTCTTGACCCCCTCGACCTCtccctccgccgcctcctcctccaatGCGGCGACATGTGCCAGGTCACCTACGACTCCTTCGACAACGACCCGCACTCCAAGTACTGCGGCAGCTGCCGCTACGGCAGGCGCACCCTCCTCGGCAAGGTGCTCTTCCCCTACGCCGCCAGCTACTCTGTTTCCGGTTACTTCTATGCCACCGCCAAGGTAGGCCTCCCCGaccacttcttcctcttctcctacgCCCGCGATGCCTGGAGCAAGGAGTCCAATTGGATGGGTTACGTCGCGGTCTCCACGGACGCCGCCGCCCGCGCCACCGGCCGCCGCGAGATCTATGTCGCGTGGCGCGGCACGATCCGGACGCTCGAGTGGGTCGACGTGCTCGAGCCTGAGCTGCTGCCCGTCGACTCCATTCTTTCTTCCAAGAAGGAAGCCACCGCCGAGGAAGAGAAGCCCAAGGTCATGAAAGGCTGGTTCGTCATCTATACCTCGAGCAATCCCAACTCTTCTTACAACACGCAGAGTGCGAGGGAGCAGTTGGTGGCTAAGATCAAAGAGCTCGTGGAGGTCTACAAGGACGAGAGCCTGAGCATAGTCTGCGTTGGCCATAGCTTGGGAGCCGCCCTTGCCATCTTAAGTGCTTTCGACATAGTGGAGAATGGACTGTCCAAGGTCGGAGACAAGGAGGAGTTCCCGGTCTCCGCCATGGTGTTCGGCAGCCCACAGATCGGGAACAAGGCCTTCAACGACAGGCTGGAGAAGCTGCCCAACCTTAGAGTTCTGCACGTGAGGAACAAGGTCGACCTCATCCCACTCTACCCGAGCGGCCTGCTGGGCTTCGTCAACACCGGCACGGTGCTGGAGATAGACACGCGGAAGTCGCCCTACTTGAAGGACTCCAGGTTCCCCGGCGACTGGCACAACCTGCAGGGGATCCTGCACGTCGTGGCGGGGTGGAATGGGGACGAGGGCGAGTTCGAGTTGAAGGTGAAGCGGAGCGTCGGGTTGGTGAACAAGTCATCGGAGTACCTCAAGGACGAGTACCTGGTGCCGGGGTCGTGGTGGGTGGAGAAGAACAAGGGAATGGTGCTTGAGGAGGACGGGGAGTGGGTGCTGGCAGCGCCGACGGACGAGGATGCTCCCGTCCCGCCTTCCCCGGAGGGCCAAGCTGGACGGCTCACCGACATGGCGGTTGCCGAGCGGCCTGTTGCAGTCAAGCAGAAGACGAGGTCAAGATCACGGCTCTCATTTACCTCCTGCTTTAAGGTCGTTGACTAG
- the LOC103985799 gene encoding glycine dehydrogenase (decarboxylating), mitochondrial — protein MERARKLASQAILRRLISQTRPSPPMPAATRRVSSLFPATNSLFRPSVLAESMLRNGQTRSISVDALRPSDTFPRRHNSATPEEQFTMAASCGFSSLDALIDATVPKTIRISDIRLPKFDAGLTESEMIAHMSRLAAKNKVFKSFIGMGYYNTLVPGVILRNIMENPAWYTQYTPYQAEIAQGRLESLLNFQTMISDLTALPMSNASLLDEGTAAAEAMAMCNNIQKGKKKTFLVASNCHPQTIDVCKTRADGFDIKVVVADLKYFDYKSNDVCGVLVQYPGTDGEILDYGEFIKNAHAHGVKVVMATDLLALTVLKPPGELGADIVVGSAQRFGVPMGYGGPHAAFLATSQEYKRMMPGRIIGVSVDSTGKPGLRMAMQTREQHIRRDKATSNICTAQALLANMAAMYAVYHGPEGLKAIAERVHGLSCAFAHGLKKLGTVTLQDLPFFDTVKVKCSNAKAIADEACKNEMNLRVVDSDTITVSFDETTTLEDVDKLFEVFACGKAVNFTAESLAPEVQMVIPKGLVRYSSYLTHPIFNSYHTEHELLRYIHKLQSRDLSLCHSMIPLGSCTMKLNATVEMMPVTWPSFADLHPFVPADQAQGYQEMFKDLGELLCTITGFDSFSLQPNAGAAGEYAGLMVIRAYHLSRGDSHRNVCIIPVSAHGTNPASAAMCGMKIVAVGTDSKGNINIEELRKAAQAHKDNLSALMVTYPSTHGVYEEGIDEICKIIHDNGGQVYMDGANMNAQVGLTSPGFIGADVCHLNLHKTFCIPHGGGGPGMGPIGVKKHLAPFLPSHPVVATGGIPPLENAQPLGTISAAPWGSALILTISYTYIAMMGSKGLTNASKTAILNANYMAKRLENYYPILFRGVNGTVAHEFIVDLRGFKATAGIEPEDVAKRLMDYGFHGPTMSWPVPGTLMIEPTESESKAELDRFCDALISIREEIAQIESGKADIYNNVLKGAPHPLSMLMGDAWNKPYSRECAAFPVSWLRDAKFWPTAGRIDNVYGDRNLICTLPPVSQMAEEAAAALA, from the exons ATGGAGCGCGCTCGAAAACTGGCGAGCCAGGCGATCCTCCGCCGCCTGATCTCCCAGACGAGGCCGTCCCCGCCTATGCCCGCCGCCACCCGCCGCGTCTCCTCCCTGTTCCCGGCCACCAACTCCCTCTTTCGTCCGTCCGTGCTCGCCGAATCCATGCTTCGCAATGGCCAGACTCGCTCCATCTCCGTCGATGCCCTCCGCCCCTCCGACACCTTCCCCCGCCGCCACAACTCCGCCACGCCCGAGGAGCAGTTCACCATGGCCGCCTCCTGTGGCTTCTCCTCCCtcgacgccctcatcgacgcTACCGTCCCCAAGACCATCCGCATCTCCGACATAAGGCTCCCCAAGTTCGACGCCGGCCTTACCGAGTCGGAGATGATCGCGCACATGAGCCGCCTGGCCGCCAAGAACAAGGTCTTTAAGTCCTTTATCGGGATGGGCTACTACAACACTCTCGTCCCCGGCGTCATCCTCCGCAACATCATGGAGAACCCGGCGTGGTACACCCAGTACACTCCGTACCAGGCCGAGATCGCACAAGGCCGCCTCGAGTCCCTCCTCAACTTCCAGACCATGATCTCCGACCTCACCGCCCTCCCCATGTCCAACGCTTCCCTCCTCGACGAGGGCACCGCCGCCGCAGAGGCCATGGCCATGTGCAACAACATCCAGAAAGGCAAAAAGAAGACCTTCTTGGTCGCCTCCAATTGCCATCCCCAGACCATCGACGTCTGCAAGACCAGGGCCGACGGGTTCGATATCAAGGTCGTCGTGGCCGACCTCAAGTACTTCGATTACAAGTCCAACGATGTTTGCGGAGTCCTGGTCCAGTACCCCGGCACCGATGGTGAGATTTTGGACTACGGGGAGTTCATCAAGAATGCTCATGCCCATGGCGTTAAGGTCGTGATGGCGACCGACCTACTGGCGCTGACGGTGCTCAAGCCGCCGGGCGAGCTCGGGGCCGACATCGTGGTGGGATCTGCTCAGAGGTTCGGGGTGCCCATGGGCTATGGCGGTCCGCACGCTGCGTTCCTGGCAACGTCGCAGGAGTACAAGAGGATGATGCCTGGTAGAATCATCGGGGTCAGCGTTGATTCCACCGGTAAGCCTGGGCTACGGATGGCGATGCAGACCAGGGAGCAGCACATCAGGAGGGACAAGGCCACCAGCAACATCTGCACCGCGCAG GCATTGCTTGCGAACATGGCCGCAATGTATGCCGTGTATCATGGGCCTGAAGGTCTCAAGGCAATTGCCGAGAGGGTCCACGGTCTTTCTTGTGCTTTTGCACACGGGCTGAAGAAGCTCGGGACGGTGACCCTTCAAGATCTTCCGTTCTTTGACACAGTCAAAGTAAAATGTTCCAATGCAAAGGCAATTGCCGATGAGGCctgcaagaatgaaatgaatctTCGGGTTGTTGACTCCGATACG ATAACTGTGTCCTTTGATGAGACCACAACCCTTGAAGATGTGGATAAGTTGTTTGAAGTTTTTGCTTGTGGCAAGGCT GTCAACTTTACTGCAGAATCTCTAGCTCCTGAAGTCCAGATGGTAATCCCAAAAGGCCTAGTCAGATATAGCTCATATTTGACGCACCCAATCTTCAACTCGTACCACACAGAGCATGAACTGCTGCGGTATATCCACAAGTTACAATCCAGAGATCTCTCCTTATGCCACAGCATGATTCCTCTTGGATCTTGCACGATGAAACTGAATGCTACTGTGGAGATGATGCCTGTGACTTGGCCCAGCTTTGCTGACCTTCACCCATTTGTGCCTGCTGACCAGGCTCAAGGATATCAG GAAATGTTCAAAGACTTGGGTGAGCTTTTGTGCACCATCACAGGATTTGATTCTTTCTCATTGCAACCAAATGCTGGTGCTGCTGGAGAATATGCTGGGCTCATGGTTATTCGTGCTTACCACCTA TCAAGAGGAGATAGCCATCGTAATGTCTGCATCATACCCGTATCTGCTCATGGGACAAATCCTGCAAGTGCAGCCATGTGCGGAATGAAGATTGTTGCTGTTGGAACCGATTCCAAGGGTAACATTAACATTGAAGAACTAAGAAAAGCAGCTCAGGCACACAAGGACAATTTGTCTGCTCTGATG GTTACATACCCGTCAACTCATGGAGTCTATGAAGAAGGCATCGATGAGATATGCAAGATTATTCATGACAATGGAGGACAAGTTTACATGGATGGTGCTAACATGAATGCACAG GTCGGCCTTACAAGTCCAGGTTTTATCGGAGCAGATGTCTGTCATCTTAACCTCCACAAGACATTCTGCATCCCACATGGTGGAGGTGGTCCTGGAATGGGTCCCATTGGTGTGAAGAAGCACTTGGCACCATTCTTGCCATCACATCCTGTG GTGGCTACTGGAGGAATACCTCCCCTGGAGAATGCCCAGCCTCTTGGTACTATTTCTGCAGCACCGTGGGGATCTGCACTTATTCTGACAATTTCATACACATACATAGCCATGATGGGTTCTAAGGGGTTAACAAATGCTTCAAAGACAGCTATACTAAATGCAAACTATATGGCAAAGCGTTTAGAG AACTATTACCCCATTCTTTTCCGTGGAGTCAATGGAACTGTCGCCCATGAATTCATAGTAGACTTGAGGGGGTTTAAG GCGACTGCTGGTATAGAGCCTGAAGACGTTGCCAAACGTCTAATGGATTACGGATTCCATGGACCAACAATGTCTTGGCCAGTGCCAGGGACACTCATGATTGAACCCACGGAAAGCGAAAGCAAG GCAGAGCTAGATAGATTCTGTGATGCTCTTATTTCTATAAGGGAAGAAATTGCACAGATTGAGAGTGGGAAAGCTGACATCTACAACAATGTCCTGAAG GGTGCTCCTCATCCTCTATCTATGCTCATGGGAGACGCATGGAACAAACCATACTCCAGGGAGTGTGCAGCTTTCCCTGTTTCTTGGCTCCGAGATGCCAAATTCTGGCCAACTGCAG GGCGCATCGACAAT